A single window of Ornithorhynchus anatinus isolate Pmale09 chromosome 3, mOrnAna1.pri.v4, whole genome shotgun sequence DNA harbors:
- the ADIRF gene encoding adipogenesis regulatory factor: protein MASKSFQGLKQQAEGAAQEAATAAGQAAQQVVDQATEAGQKAVEQVAKATQEGVDKTTEQATGAIAGLGKKCGFKK, encoded by the exons ATGGCCAGCAAGAGCTTCCAAGGCCTGAAACAACAGGCAGAGGGGGCAGCTCAGGAGGCTG cgACCGCGGCAGGACAGGCGGCCCAACAGGTCGTGGACCAGGCCACGGAAGCAGGACAGAAAG ctgTGGAACAGGTAGCCAAGGCCACCCAGGAGGGAGTCGACAAGACCACGGAGCAAGCCACCGGGGCCATTGCCGGATTAGGGAAAAAATGTGGGTTCAAGAAATGA